AATCACTTCCTGGAGCCGGTCGTGGACTTCGGCGCCCATACGGTCCATATGCGGCGGGATCAGGGTGGGAGGCCCGCAGACCACCACGCGGCTTCCCATCCGGGTGAGCCCCCAGATGTTGGAGCGGGCCACACGGCTGTGAGCCAGATCGCCAACAATGAGGACCGTCAATCCTTCCAGGCGCCCCGCATGCTGGCGGATGGTGAGCATGTCCAGAAGGGCCTGGGACGGATGTTCATGCATGCCGTCGCCCGCATTGATCACCGATGCAGACGTTCTCGCCGCGATCCGGTGCGGCGCGCCCGAAGCCGAATGGCGCACGATGAGCACATCCGGCTTCATGGCCTCCAGGTTCTTTACGGTGTCCAGGAAAGTCTCACCTTTCACCATGGAACTGGTGGAAGCGGTGATGCTGAAGGTGTCCGCGCTCAACCGCTTGGCGGCTATGTCGAAGGAAGTCCGCGTCCGGGTGCTGGGTTCGTAAAAGAGGTGCACCACCGTCTTTCCGCGGAGCGTCGGAACCTTCTTGATGGAACGCAGGTTGACTTCCTTGAAAGATTCCGCCGTCTGCAGGATATGCTCGATTTCGAATGCCTCCAGTTCGCGGATTCCCAAAAGGTCTTTTCGTGAAAATTGCATCGAAATCCTCGAAGTCCCGTTGGAGGGGGAAGCCCGACGGCGTAATCGAACTTATCTAACACGAATCTCGCCGCTGCGGGAAAGAAAATGTCACCGCCCGCCATCCGTTCATGTTGCTTGACAGCAGACCGGAATGTTAATAAAGGAACCTGAAATTGATCGCGACGGGAGGAACAGGAATGCAAAGGGTCCCCATAACCCGCGAAGGCTACGAACGCCTTCTGCAAGAGCTGCAACGGCTTCAAAAGGAAGAACGGCCGGCCGTGATCCAGGCCATCGAAGAAGCCCGAGGCCACGGAGATCTTTCCGAAAATGCGGAATACGAGGCCGCCAAAGAGAAACAGGCCCTGATCGAAGGCCGCATCAAGGATCTACAGGAGCGACTGGCCAATTCCGAAATCATCCAACCCGACGGGGACGGCGACGGCAGGGTCATGTTCGGCCGAACCGTGGTCCTCGAAGACCTCGATTCCGGCGAAACCCTTTCGTATCGGCTGGTCGGTCCCTACGAAGCGGACATCCAGTCCGGCACCCTGTCGGTTTCGTCCCCCATCGGCAAGGCATTGATCAGCAAGGAAGTGGGCGATGAAGTCAAGGTGAAAACGCCGAGGGGGTTGCGCACCCTGGAGATCCTTGAGGTCCGGCCGTGAACCGCGAACGCCGCGGCATCGGAAAGGCGCTGATTTCAGGATATTTTGCTTGACATCCTGAGACCTTCCACCTAAAAGCAAGGCTTGCTGCGAAGCCGATCAAGGGAACGGAACCGGCCGGCGCGGCCGAAGCTGTTGAACGAAGCGAGGAGGATCTGTCTTGGCCAATCACAAGTCAGCCGTCAAGCGTGTGCGCCAGAGCGAAGAACGGCGTCAGCGCAATCGGGCGCGAAAGTCGCGGATGAAGACAGCCATCAAAGCCCTGGAAGAGGCCATCGACGCCAGGGACCGGGAGCTGGCCGCCGAGAAGTTGAACGAGACCATCTCCATCATTGCCAAGACGGCATCCAAGGGCGTCATTCACCGGAACACCGCATCACGCAAAATTTCACGGCTTACCCGCCGCGTGAATGCGCTGAAGGCGGCCGAATCGGCCTGAGGCGGAGGGGGATCCTCCGCGAGAGCCCTTGTGGAGCGGAATGCCTGGGTCCGTGAAGCCTTCACGGGCCCTTTTTCGTGGATAGACGGTAAACAATGGATTCCAGGGCCTTTACTGGATCGACCTGGGAGCTTTTCAATGCGTAGTCCAGATCCTGAAGCCTGCGGTGGACGTCGGCCAGCTCGTCGTCGCTGAAAGACTCCGAGGAACGCTGCTGCCGGGACACCACGAAGAGAGGCACCTGGAGCCGCTGGGCGATTTCCTGAGGGGCCAGGCCCAGCCCCAACCCGTCCTTGATCCCCCACAGGATGCGTACTTCCCGGGCCAGTATAGCCAGAACGGCCAGCGGAGGCTCTCCTTCCTCCAGCAGCCGGTGAAGCGCCAGAAGCGCCTCCCGCGGTTTTCGAGAACCAGCCGCGCGAACCATTTCAAAGACCGTAACCGACCGGTTCTGCCCCACCACACGGTCCACGTCCTCAGCATCGATCTCGGTTCTCTCACCCGCGTAAAGCGCCAACTTTTCCAGCTCCGCCTGCAATGCCGGAAGATCGGGACCCACCTTCTGAACCAGAAGTTCCGCCGCTGGAGCGGTCAGTACCTTCCCCAACGCCTGCGCGCGCTGCTGAATCCATCGCGGCGCCTGCTTTTCGCCGGGCGCCGAAAATTCCACCACCAGGCCGGCGGCACCCACGGCCGTCTCCAGTATCTTGGGGGTCTTTTTCAGGGGAACAGCCAAGACCAGGCACGCCCGGGGGTTCGGGCGGGACGTGTAGGCGGCGACGGCCTCCTGCTGCGCCTTGTTCCACTGATCCGGGCGGTCGACCATCACCAGGCGTTTCGACCCGAACATGGCGAGCGTGCGGAGCCTTTCCACCACCTGGGCCGCTGAAACCTGAGAAGCATCCAGCCTTTCACCGTTAAAACGCCGTGCCCCCTCGGGGACAACCGAACGGACAAGCCGCCGCCACGCCTCGTCAACGAGAAAATCGGAATCACTCTTGAACAAATACACCGGCACCGG
This is a stretch of genomic DNA from Desulfoglaeba alkanexedens ALDC. It encodes these proteins:
- the rpsT gene encoding 30S ribosomal protein S20, translating into MANHKSAVKRVRQSEERRQRNRARKSRMKTAIKALEEAIDARDRELAAEKLNETISIIAKTASKGVIHRNTASRKISRLTRRVNALKAAESA
- the holA gene encoding DNA polymerase III subunit delta gives rise to the protein MPVYLFKSDSDFLVDEAWRRLVRSVVPEGARRFNGERLDASQVSAAQVVERLRTLAMFGSKRLVMVDRPDQWNKAQQEAVAAYTSRPNPRACLVLAVPLKKTPKILETAVGAAGLVVEFSAPGEKQAPRWIQQRAQALGKVLTAPAAELLVQKVGPDLPALQAELEKLALYAGERTEIDAEDVDRVVGQNRSVTVFEMVRAAGSRKPREALLALHRLLEEGEPPLAVLAILAREVRILWGIKDGLGLGLAPQEIAQRLQVPLFVVSRQQRSSESFSDDELADVHRRLQDLDYALKSSQVDPVKALESIVYRLSTKKGP
- a CDS encoding aspartate carbamoyltransferase catalytic subunit, which codes for MQFSRKDLLGIRELEAFEIEHILQTAESFKEVNLRSIKKVPTLRGKTVVHLFYEPSTRTRTSFDIAAKRLSADTFSITASTSSMVKGETFLDTVKNLEAMKPDVLIVRHSASGAPHRIAARTSASVINAGDGMHEHPSQALLDMLTIRQHAGRLEGLTVLIVGDLAHSRVARSNIWGLTRMGSRVVVCGPPTLIPPHMDRMGAEVHDRLQEVIPEADVIMVLRLQKERQDQMLLPSLREYAVYYGVDRDKLRHARKDVLIMHPGPMNRGVEISPDVADGPSSLILDQVTNGVAVRMALLYLLIQREGAASGTADPSV
- the greA gene encoding transcription elongation factor GreA, which codes for MQRVPITREGYERLLQELQRLQKEERPAVIQAIEEARGHGDLSENAEYEAAKEKQALIEGRIKDLQERLANSEIIQPDGDGDGRVMFGRTVVLEDLDSGETLSYRLVGPYEADIQSGTLSVSSPIGKALISKEVGDEVKVKTPRGLRTLEILEVRP